A stretch of Desulfotalea psychrophila LSv54 DNA encodes these proteins:
- a CDS encoding HU family DNA-binding protein, whose protein sequence is MNKKELIESIADAADISKGAAEKALNGTLAAIAETLKKGDKVTLVGFGTFSVSKREARDGRNPRTNEVIKIPAKNIAKFKAGSKLSEAIN, encoded by the coding sequence ATGAACAAAAAGGAACTTATCGAGAGTATTGCAGATGCAGCCGATATCAGCAAGGGTGCCGCTGAAAAAGCATTGAACGGAACTTTGGCTGCAATTGCCGAGACTTTGAAGAAAGGTGACAAGGTTACTCTGGTAGGCTTTGGAACTTTTTCAGTGTCTAAGCGCGAAGCTCGTGACGGAAGAAATCCAAGAACCAACGAAGTTATTAAAATACCTGCGAAAAACATTGCTAAGTTTAAAGCTGGAAGCAAGCTGTCCGAGGCAATTAACTAA
- a CDS encoding adenine nucleotide alpha-hydrolase family protein, with amino-acid sequence MPVRLGDSSSYVKHICRRPSGNILAKGMIMEEKYRRLLQTIKKYPQVAVAFSGGIDSSFLLHAARQALGPSKVHVVTVISSLQDEFFAKRVDAFLALQFGNSCVAHKLILDPMQWNQFVNNGRERCYICKKNMYRALKTSLSSGQGEVLIQLLDGTNKSDLEADRPGLQALIEEEVARPLAEVGLVKGEIRLLAKKHGLANWNLSSNSCLATRIERGTKISLNLLTSIEQGERFLQGLGFSGCRVQPRADMVLLQLQEKDIILAMQRNMREKTLSFFTKMGFNSVFVDCLGRQS; translated from the coding sequence ATGCCAGTCAGATTAGGGGATAGCTCCAGCTATGTCAAGCATATTTGCAGACGGCCAAGTGGCAATATCTTGGCCAAGGGGATGATTATGGAAGAAAAATATAGAAGGTTGTTGCAGACAATAAAAAAATACCCTCAGGTGGCTGTTGCCTTTTCTGGCGGGATTGATTCAAGCTTTCTTCTCCATGCAGCGAGACAGGCGCTGGGCCCGTCAAAGGTGCATGTTGTAACTGTTATTTCTTCCCTGCAGGATGAATTTTTTGCAAAAAGAGTAGATGCCTTTTTGGCCCTGCAATTTGGCAACTCCTGTGTGGCTCATAAGCTTATCCTTGACCCCATGCAGTGGAATCAATTTGTTAATAATGGCAGGGAGCGTTGTTATATTTGTAAGAAAAATATGTATAGAGCCCTTAAGACCTCTCTATCCAGTGGCCAAGGGGAAGTATTAATCCAGTTACTTGACGGCACCAATAAAAGCGATTTAGAGGCGGATAGACCCGGGCTTCAGGCCCTTATCGAGGAAGAGGTAGCGCGACCACTTGCCGAGGTAGGCCTGGTCAAAGGTGAAATTCGTCTTCTTGCCAAAAAGCATGGCTTAGCTAATTGGAATCTTAGCTCTAACTCATGCCTGGCAACTCGTATCGAGAGGGGCACGAAGATTAGCCTGAACCTGTTAACCTCCATAGAACAGGGTGAAAGATTCTTGCAGGGGCTTGGCTTTTCCGGTTGTCGAGTGCAGCCTCGGGCCGATATGGTTCTCCTCCAGCTGCAGGAAAAAGATATTATTCTGGCAATGCAGAGAAATATGCGTGAAAAAACCTTGTCATTCTTCACAAAAATGGGTTTTAATAGTGTCTTCGTCGATTGTCTCGGTAGGCAGTCGTAG
- the cobO gene encoding cob(I)yrinic acid a,c-diamide adenosyltransferase, whose protein sequence is MAVGIFAVFTGNGKGKTTAALGHVARALGHGKKVCVIQFIKGGWQTGEEQFYTSCPGVDFHVRGRGFTWKSEDLDKDIEVARKAWSFAQEIIKANQYDLLVLDELTYLAHYSMISEEEILRSIGERPPSLHIIVTGRYAGEKMIEQADLVTEMKEVKHPYKQGVKAQAGFDF, encoded by the coding sequence ATGGCAGTGGGTATTTTTGCAGTTTTCACAGGAAATGGTAAGGGGAAAACTACTGCCGCCCTCGGGCATGTGGCCAGAGCCCTTGGCCATGGCAAAAAAGTTTGTGTTATTCAGTTTATAAAGGGTGGTTGGCAGACGGGTGAAGAGCAGTTCTATACCTCCTGTCCCGGAGTAGATTTTCATGTCCGGGGCCGTGGTTTTACCTGGAAAAGTGAAGATCTGGATAAGGATATCGAGGTTGCCCGTAAGGCATGGTCGTTTGCCCAGGAAATTATCAAAGCAAACCAGTATGATCTTCTGGTTCTTGATGAGCTTACCTACCTTGCCCACTATTCAATGATAAGCGAAGAAGAGATCCTTCGTTCAATAGGGGAAAGGCCCCCCTCCCTGCACATTATTGTCACGGGCAGATATGCAGGGGAGAAGATGATAGAACAGGCAGATCTGGTAACTGAGATGAAAGAGGTTAAGCATCCCTACAAACAGGGGGTGAAGGCGCAGGCAGGCTTTGACTTTTAA
- a CDS encoding imidazole glycerol phosphate synthase HisHF, producing MKVTLLDYGAGNVRSIRNAIRALGCEIVEVQHPEDILTADKLIFPGVGSFGSVMHTLRDRGYIEPLKRRIEEDKPFLGICVALQALFEGSEETPGVAGLGILPGQIKKFVRSALSVPQIGWNGIHLLKESPSFAGYEEEKLYFVHSYHAPLDTVPEDWALTATDYGTRFISAVEKGNVTAFQFHPEKSGQAGLNLLQNFLSSQKRPSQTPIVPIEIEKKTEHAKRVIACLDVRSNDNGDLVVTKGDQYDVRQEGEVRNLGKPVDLARRYYQEGADEVTFLNITGFRDFPMEDQPMIEVLQKASENVFVPLTIGGGIRDFTDSNGKYYSALDVAAQYFRSGADKISIGSDAVAIVEEYLATGKKSGKSSIEQISAVYGVQAVVISVDPRRVYVQSPDETTHTCVKTGSLGPNGEEYCWYQCTIKGGREGSKLDAVQLVQGCEALGAGEILLNCIDKDGTNDGFELELISLVKKAVSIPVIASSGAGSARDFVEVFRETDADAALAAGIFHREEVPISEVKTTLMQAGISCR from the coding sequence ATGAAAGTAACGCTATTGGATTATGGGGCTGGCAATGTTCGTAGTATACGTAATGCTATTCGGGCGTTAGGATGTGAAATTGTAGAGGTACAGCATCCCGAAGATATTTTAACGGCAGATAAACTGATCTTTCCGGGGGTCGGAAGCTTTGGCTCTGTGATGCACACCCTGCGTGACCGTGGCTATATAGAACCTCTCAAGCGAAGAATAGAGGAAGACAAGCCCTTTCTTGGCATCTGTGTTGCCCTGCAGGCCCTGTTTGAAGGCAGTGAAGAGACCCCCGGCGTGGCGGGGCTTGGCATCCTGCCGGGGCAGATCAAAAAATTTGTGCGCTCGGCCCTATCGGTGCCGCAGATTGGCTGGAATGGCATTCATCTCCTCAAAGAATCTCCCTCCTTTGCTGGCTATGAGGAAGAAAAGCTCTATTTTGTTCACTCCTACCATGCACCCCTTGATACTGTGCCTGAGGATTGGGCCTTAACAGCAACAGATTACGGTACTCGCTTTATCTCGGCGGTGGAAAAGGGAAATGTTACCGCATTTCAGTTCCACCCGGAAAAGAGCGGACAAGCCGGTTTGAACCTTCTCCAGAATTTCCTCTCCTCCCAGAAGAGGCCCTCGCAGACTCCAATCGTACCGATTGAGATAGAGAAGAAGACAGAGCATGCAAAGCGTGTTATTGCCTGCCTTGATGTACGCTCCAATGATAACGGTGATCTTGTTGTGACCAAGGGCGATCAGTATGATGTTCGTCAGGAGGGTGAGGTGCGAAATCTGGGCAAACCGGTGGATCTTGCCCGTCGCTACTATCAGGAGGGGGCCGACGAGGTAACTTTCCTCAATATAACAGGCTTTAGAGATTTTCCCATGGAGGACCAGCCCATGATTGAGGTGCTGCAGAAGGCCTCTGAAAATGTATTTGTACCCCTTACCATTGGTGGTGGCATCCGTGACTTTACCGATAGCAATGGTAAGTATTACTCTGCCCTTGACGTTGCCGCTCAGTATTTCAGATCCGGGGCCGATAAAATATCTATTGGCTCCGATGCCGTAGCCATTGTTGAGGAATATCTGGCCACCGGCAAGAAGAGCGGCAAGAGCTCCATCGAACAGATCTCTGCCGTCTATGGTGTGCAGGCAGTTGTTATCTCTGTAGATCCGCGCAGAGTCTACGTACAAAGCCCGGACGAGACTACTCATACCTGTGTTAAAACAGGGAGTTTAGGACCTAATGGCGAAGAGTACTGTTGGTATCAGTGTACGATTAAGGGCGGTCGGGAGGGAAGTAAGCTCGATGCTGTCCAGTTGGTGCAGGGCTGTGAGGCCCTGGGGGCGGGAGAGATTCTGCTCAACTGTATTGATAAGGATGGTACCAACGATGGTTTTGAGCTTGAACTGATCTCTCTGGTCAAGAAGGCTGTCTCCATTCCGGTTATTGCCTCCAGTGGTGCTGGCTCTGCCCGGGATTTTGTCGAGGTCTTCCGAGAAACAGATGCCGATGCGGCTCTGGCAGCGGGAATCTTTCACAGAGAAGAGGTTCCAATCTCTGAGGTAAAGACAACCCTTATGCAGGCAGGAATCTCCTGTCGCTGA
- the pheA gene encoding prephenate dehydratase, with protein sequence MKQDSNIPKVRESIDTIDNSILELLKKRIGLAKEIGRLKSEDNRSKWDPLREREIYERLITSNEGDFPDESLRSIFHEIITTCRLSQKKAVVAYLGPEATFSHLAGVKYFGHSTDYKPLETIDEVFAEVEKGRVQYGIVPVENSIEGAVFSTLDSFMKYKIKICGEMQLAISHNLVCKSGNIEDIQTVASHNQPLAQCRDWLRKHLPNTPTLPVFSTGLAAKMAADNPNIGAIASSLAISTYDLQVVVKGIEDYEGNTTRFLIIGKESPGISGRDRTSLLIGLMDRPGALNEILSVLSEEGINLAKIESRPIKGKQWKYLFFLDMIGHIEDEQIKRGCARLKQECSYFEWLGSYPQDENSLEYSPANP encoded by the coding sequence ATGAAACAAGACTCCAATATACCAAAGGTACGAGAATCCATAGATACAATTGATAATAGTATCTTGGAATTACTTAAAAAACGAATCGGTCTCGCTAAGGAGATTGGTAGACTCAAAAGCGAAGATAACAGGTCAAAATGGGATCCTCTCAGAGAACGTGAGATCTATGAACGACTTATCACCAGTAATGAGGGTGATTTTCCAGATGAATCACTTCGCTCGATCTTTCATGAAATAATAACCACCTGCAGACTATCGCAAAAAAAAGCAGTGGTAGCCTATCTCGGGCCGGAGGCCACCTTTTCTCACCTTGCCGGAGTAAAGTACTTTGGTCACTCTACAGACTATAAACCCCTTGAAACCATTGACGAGGTGTTTGCCGAGGTGGAAAAAGGCCGGGTTCAGTACGGTATAGTTCCGGTGGAGAACTCAATTGAAGGGGCCGTTTTCTCCACCCTCGATTCTTTTATGAAGTACAAGATTAAGATCTGTGGAGAGATGCAACTGGCCATCTCCCATAATCTTGTCTGTAAATCTGGAAATATCGAGGATATTCAGACGGTAGCCTCCCACAATCAACCCCTTGCCCAGTGTCGGGATTGGTTACGTAAGCATCTGCCCAACACCCCCACCCTGCCTGTCTTCTCCACGGGTCTTGCCGCAAAAATGGCGGCTGATAATCCCAATATAGGGGCAATAGCATCCTCTCTTGCCATCAGCACCTACGATCTTCAGGTCGTGGTTAAGGGCATTGAGGATTATGAGGGAAATACTACCCGGTTCTTAATCATTGGTAAGGAGTCACCGGGCATCAGCGGCCGCGATCGCACCTCCCTTCTCATTGGCCTGATGGATCGACCTGGAGCCCTTAATGAGATACTGTCAGTTCTCTCAGAAGAGGGCATCAACCTGGCCAAGATTGAATCCCGACCAATCAAGGGTAAACAGTGGAAGTACCTATTCTTCCTTGATATGATTGGCCATATAGAGGATGAGCAGATCAAGAGGGGCTGTGCCCGTCTCAAGCAGGAGTGCTCATATTTCGAATGGCTCGGTTCCTACCCGCAGGACGAGAATAGCCTCGAGTATTCACCCGCCAATCCGTGA